In Eremothecium gossypii ATCC 10895 chromosome III, complete sequence, the genomic window GCAGACATATATAGACCGCACGAGGCAGCGCGTAGTTTGGACCAATAGGCGGGACCAGCATCAAGGTAGAGAAGGTACGGAGCAGTAACGCAGACATGGGACCAAAGGCCACGAGCGGGACCCGGGGACGGGGGAAGAAGGTGGGCACGAAGACGGCAGCGCCGCTTCCGAAATACAAGGGTATGTTGGCGTGGACACGGGCGGCGGGACAATACTAACGGGCGGCGCAGACCTGATAGTGGAGGCGGTGGTGAGCCTGGCCGAGCGGGGCGGGTCATCGCGGCAGGCGATCAAGAAGTTCATCCGGGACAAGTACGCGGTGGGCGCGAAGTTCGACGGGCAGTTCAATCTGGCGGTGAAGCGCGGGCTGGAGGCCGGGGAGCTGGCACAGCCGAAGGGGCCGGCAGGGTCGATCAAGCTGTTGAAGAAGGCGGCGCAGCCGAAGCCGGAGGAGGCGAAGCGGGCGGCGAAGCCCGCGAAGAGGGTCGTGAAGGCGGCGAAGCCCGCGAAGGCGAAGCCCGCGAAGGCTGCGAAGGCTGCGAAGCCCGCGAAGCCGGTGAAGGCGGCGAAAGCGGCGAGCGCCGTGAagccggcggcgcggaaGCTGGCGAAGCCGGTCGTGAAGAAGGTCGGCAGCAAGAAGGTGGCCACGAAGAACGCGGTGGTGGGCAAGAAGTCGGTAGTCTCGAGCGCCGCGTCCAAGAAACTGCTCGCGAAGAAAGCGGTGCCGAAGAAGACAGCCGGCCGCAAGCCCCTCGTTGGGAAGAAGGTGGTTGCCGTCTCGCGGAAGCCAGCGGCAAAAAAGCTGGCCAAGAGTGCCTAGTCCCGCGTGGGCGTTGTATTAAATAAGGGAACTGCGGGTATGCTGCGAGGTAGCGGCTGCCCGTGTCTGCTGGCGAGGCACGTTAATATTGACTTCAGAAACTGTACTCTTTCTACTGCTTTGGGGCTACTAGCTACGCCGGTGTTATTATACTCCTTTGATTATCTCTATCTTACTATTTTTTTATTATAACCATGTTATTATTGTACTGTACTATTCAACTCATGTCTCCCCTCATGTGGAAATATAGACCGGCCACTGCAATGGATGTGCCTGGCTCCAGCACCGCCTGGCCTGCGCGTCGGATAAAGTAGGAGACGATTGATATTTAGATACTTTGTCCCGCTAATATAATGAACTGTGCTAATTACTCGGTCCTGCCTGATATCACTCAAAAAGCACTGGGGGCACGTCCGATGGGCGCTGCTCGTCATTCTTAGGCTAATGTAGAATCGAAGGGTATATTTAGCTTATATCACCTGATTCAGACATTCTGGCATCAGGTTCGAATATGCCTGGAGCCTATTTTGCGTTTCTTTTTTATTTTCCACAATATCTTTTGACAATCGTTCTGGACGTTCGATGTCCGCGATGAGCTAGCGTCTCTGGAGGTGTGTATAGTGCGACAGAGCGGTATTCTGTGCCTTAACAGCGGTCCTTAAGGAGCACCAATGGCACTGGGTATACCATACTTACATGAATACGACGAAGATACGTTGAAGCAGAGACTCGAAGCAGTATTGCCCGGCTTACCATATGCAACTCAGCTTACGCTCAAGTCGCTTCCGCTGCTGAATGACATTTCCACACAGCTCCTGCGGCTTTTAACTATCACGCCATTGCATGTGCTGACCGGTTCGGTGCAGGAAGACAAGGCGGCTCAGGCGGAACACGAGCTGTTCCATGTGCTGGTCGACGCATTGATAGAGGTGAAGGAAGTCTACGGAGACACTTCTCTGCTGACCGTGTACGATGTGGCTCCCGGGATATGGTTCCCAGGATGCGACCCGCCGTTGATCCTGCGGAACTTTGAACAGTTCGTTCTCGCAACGATCAGGAAGTGCAACCTAGTCATGTTCATGCTGACCTTACTAGGCAAGTTCCAGTATGGCTTCCAGTTCCTCAACGAGTGCTTCATTGACATCTTCTGTCCCAGCAATTCGTATTCTACTTCGGACGGTGGTAAGGACACTGGATCCTACAGTGTTCAGAGCAATGCGTCTTTCACACCCTGCACCAGCACCTTTTCCGGCTCGCTCACTTCAGCGATCGGGGGCAGACTGCTGAAGACACATACCGTTCTCTACTTGAACATGAAAACACAGGCATTCATCGCGGCGATGGAGCAGGAGGATCCGCTACTAAACAGAAAACAGATCCTTGATACACTATTCCCCGCCGATATGGCTACATACCTGCAGCTTAAAAGTGGCGAACCGGCAAACGAGTTCCAGCTAACGCCAAGTGAAAAGGATTTCATCACGCGCTGTCAGCGCAGACGTGAGACGTTGGAAGCAAACACAGACCTCCGAGACATTATGGAGCTCTACAAATGGTCTGATTTTCTAAAGGAATTTTTGGCATATGTATCCAAGAATGTCAGTCTTCTAGTCTTCGGGAAGCGTGCGAAGTGTGCGGCTCCAAAACAATTTGAATTATCCGATTCACTGGGATATGCCCCCATCCAAAATGCCCGCCTGTCATCCGCTGTACATCCAAGCGACTCCTCGATAACGCCTGCCGCGGTGAACACCCCTATCGCAAGCGCCTCACCTAACGAAGTTGACCAGCGCACCGACGGGGTAAAAGCACCCAACGGGGTCTCCAGTTGCTCGGTGCCCTCCGGTCACCTCAACGAGCCCATTATTGCCCGCAAAAAGTTACAGCAGAAGCGCATGTGGGTCAaggaagaagaggaagCCCTCATTTCGGCCCTCAAAGTATACGGTCCAGCGTGGTCCAAGATACTAGAGTATCACGGTGCCGGCGGCTCTGTCTCTGAGACTCTAAAAAATAGAACCCAGGTGCAGCTTAAGGATAAGGCCCGGAATTGGAAGATGCATTACTTAAAGAAAGGAGCGCCTGTGCCATTCTATCTGCTCAAGGTTACTGGCAACTTGGAACGAGAGGAGAAGTTCAAAAAAAGATCAAAGGCGAAAAGAAAGTCAAAGGGTAGCCCATCCCAGTAGCTCTTTCCATAGACCTCATAGCATAAAACAAAGGCAGCATTCAGAAATGCCTTGCACGTACATAATCCTACCTTCCGCACAGTCTAACGTGATAGGAAGGACAATCTCACGAACCCAGACGAAAAAGCTAATATCGGTGGTCACCTTTAGAAAAGATATACAACGAGTCGTCTACCTGGCGTCAGCTTGGAATGCCGCGCTTAAGTCAGGCCTACAAGTATGCTGATATTCACGGAGGCGTGTTCCGTATGAAATCACCACATCTTCCTTTTGTTCCGCGATTGGAATGCCTAAAAGTTGATGTAAATATATACATGGCATCTCATTACGTAAGCTACTCGAGGGTTTGTGATCGCGTCAAACCCACACAGTAGAAGCAACGAGAATACGAGCGGCACAGCGGCATAGATTGCCTTAATGATATGCGTTATTACTTGCTCCTAATGTCGGCATCCACCAATTTTTCTGTGCCTTCCTTTGTGCGGGGAAATGAGAGCTAATAGGAGTTGCACAGCAGTATCTTGGCATCGTATCGGCGCGGACTTCCTCTGCGTGTGGCTGCTTCAGAATTTTTACGTGGGGGGTTGCTCGCACTCCGTCATATCCCCTCCTGAAATGGAATGGATAGCATTAGATATCCATCCATCCAAATATCATTTCTCAATCTGCCAGAAACCAAACGACAATCCATCTACTATCAGCCAGCAGGAGATAGTTGCTTCAGAATGAAAGGGTATAGTGAGAAGATAAACCCCCCATGGCAACCCTTCCATGCGCAAGATATAAATGTGCCGGACTTCCCTGCTACGACGCTGGAGCACGCACCAGAAGATGTCGAACGACAAATAGGACTTGCAAGGGAAGAATACAAGCAGCTACGCACTCAGATTAATAGGATAAAGTCCAGAATACAGGACGCTGACCTGCAATCTTTGTCTAAAAATGTGGCGCCGATAACATCGGTCAACTTAAAACCAGTGACAACATTAAAAGGGCATAACAATAAAGTTAGCAGTTTCAGATGGAGTTCTGACTCTAGAACAATACTCAGTGCGAGTCAGGATGGCTTCATGCTGCTATGGGATGCTGCCACCGGCTTAAAGAGTAATGCGATACCACTTCATTCCCAGTGGGTCTTGAGTTGTGCTATATGTCCCAATGGAAACCTAGTCGCTAGCGCAGGACTGGACAATAACTGCACCATCTATAGAGTCTCACGCAAGGACAGGATTCAGCAGAACATTGTTTCTATCTTCAAGGGCCACACATGTTACATATCAGAAATTGAATTTCTGGACGATAATTCTATCTTAACGGCTAGTGGGGATATGACATGTGCACTGTGGGACATTACTAAAAGCAAGCGGATAAATGAGTTTGCTGATCACCTGGGTGATGTGTTGAGCTTATCCGCTGCCCCCACAGAGACAGAAGGCAACGGTAATGTTTTTGCGAGCGGGGGCTCTGATGGGTACCTTTATATCTGGGATAAAAGAGTACCCACAAGTGTTCAGAGTTTTTTCGTTAGCGACAGCGATGTCAGTAAGGTCAAGTTCTTCAGAAATGGCAACACTATAGCCACCGGCTCTGACGACGGATGCACCAATCTTTACGACTTAAGAAGTGACTGCCGAATCGCAAATTACTCTCTTTCCAGAAGTATTCATGGTGCAACCCCGGTTCAACAGCAGACGTATATCATGTCGAATATGGACTATACAGCCCCATCGGGTACCCTTGCAAGAGCGAGCCCCTATTCGCCCGCAATCGGCACAGTTTCCTCAAGCTTCATAGACAACCAGGGCGTGATTTCAATGGATTTTAGTCGCTCAGGCCGCCTACTATATGTATCATACACGGAATTTGGGTGCGCAGTATGGGATCTTGTTAAAGGAGAGATAATCGGCAAACTTGACGGCCATTCGGACAGGATATCTGGCGTGGCCACTAGCCCTGACGGACTTGCTATCTGCACCGGCTCTTGGGATATGACGATGAAAGTGTGGTCACCTGCCTATATGTGAATCTGTACTCTACACAGTCCTCGGCGCGTTTGCTGCCCTAGTTTCATTCGAGGACTGCAGATCCCGCTTAGCTGCACCAACAACAGTGCACCAAATAGCTACTTACACATCACCATGCTAAATAGTTCCCAGTTGTGCTTACTCTAGTATTGTCCCTGTAAAATATTAAATAAAATCTCCAGTACACTGCTTGGCAGCTGTCCCAGTTGAATAACGAATTCCTCTGTCCTGTGGCGACGCTTCAGCAGTGCATCACTGACTCCTGGATACGCAACTATAGTTTTCACTACCTCGCCCACAATCTCCTCGTTCGCAGCCGCGATGGCAGTCGCCATTTGGGGTATCTTCTGCCTCACTGGGTGGTCGTCCCGGTCTTCTATACTGTAGTCGGGCACTGGCCCGCTTTCTAATAATACCTTACGGAGCTCATCAATGTGGTACGGTACCATGATGGTGAAGTCGACCGCGACGGCGCTCTCCGAAAACGACAGCTCGTGGTTGATGGTAGCCCGGCCGCCATTCTGGATGAACTTGGCGACGATCTTGAAGTCGAACTCCCCCCAGCCCTGCTCATCCAGCCGGAATGGTGGAACGGTGAAGCGCCTTTTTGGATGCTCGAACGTCGGGTGCAGAAAGTACGTGCACGACTCGAAGATACGCGCAGGTACCTCTTCTCCCTGTGGGCCCACGAGGCAAATATCCATGGACCACCGCCGCATGGGCAGACCATCTATCGGCGGTATGCTGGGTATCACAGCCTGTTGGATCTTCAGCCTGACCACCCGTTCAACCGTAGGCTGCGATGCTCGTGTTAGTACATATGCCTGTGGCCCAATAGCGGACTAGACTTACACTTTGCATTAAACTTTCTTCTGGGCGAAGTCTTGGCAGTCATGTAATACTTTGTTCAGCGGTCTGATTTCAGGTGCCCAAAACCTGCTACACAGCTATAGATCGCCACAAAGGCAGGCAGACGTGGGCCCTGATATTTGGTCGCCGATGTTAATTATTACAGAAAGCTCCGAGACGCGATTAATCATACCTACTTGCCTACTATACAAGCTAGAAGCCTCTACTCGATGTTCTTCTTCACATACTCCCACAAGCTTTTCAGCAGCCCCTCGGGCAGACTGTACAGGTCGATCACAAACTCGCCCTCCTCCACATTGTTGGTGATGTTCATATCCGGAGTGCGGTTGTCTGTGACCATCTGCACAACGCCGACCAGGTCGTCCTCGTTGAGCTTCGTCAGGCCGAATGCGAGCTTCTCCAGGTCCACCGAGCCCTTGACTGTAGACCCCACCGCGGTCTTGACCTTCTTGGCTTTGGTCTCGCCATTGCTCGTCACGGCCTTGCGCTTGTTCTCACCGATGGCCGCCGCGCTCACCGCCGCGCCATCGTCCACCGGGCCGCTTTTCTCCAGCTctgcgcgcagcagcggcttATTGATCGGCACCTGGATCACATGGTCTACCTGGTACGCGTCCTTCATGAAGTGCAGGTCGTGCGTGATCTTGCGCTCGCCGGCCTTCTCCAGCAGGTGGCAGCTGATCAGCAGCTCGAACCCGCCCCAGCCCTGCTCCTCGATCTTGAATGGGGGCTCCGTGAACGTCCTGTTCGGATTTGCAAACGTCGGATGCAAGTGGTACACCACCTTGTCGAAGAGAGTCGCGGGCAGCTCCTCCCCGTGCTCGTCCAGTATGGCGAGCTGGATGCTCCATCTGCGCATAGGGAAGTTGTCCACGGACGGTGGCACGTCCGGGAGTATGGACTGCTGTGTCTTTATTCTCACAGTTCTCTTGACCGTCTGCGTTGCGTACATCGTTAGTCACTGGATCACCACGCCCATCCCACAAATCAATTGCTAGTACATACCGCAACCATAATGATGCAAACTAGACCAAACTGGCGCACTTACTTGCTCTGCTGCCAGCTGTAGTTGCTGCTTGAGCAGAAGTTGATATCGGGAAGATTCAGGAAAACTACATACCGTTTGACATGATACATATACAGCTACCCATGGCAGGACGGTCTATCTACAGGGAGCCTGGGGCCAGCTGTGGACGCATTGGGATCATGAGCTCTTCTTGAAGGCTGCGGCAAGGGCCGAGCGCACTGCTGCGGGCGATGCGTTCCAGTCCTGGGCGACGGTCGGCCAGGAGACCTGGGCGAAGACCTTGGGGAGGGGCAGCGCGCCATGTGTACTCTTAAGTTCGTGTAGGAAGGCGtcggcgcgggcggccAGCTCTTCGGCGGAGGCGACAGGCAGAGCGGCCATGTAGGCCTGGATCAGCTGCAtctccagctgctccttctGGACCAGGTCATCGCGGCCATTCTTGAGGAAGCCATCGATGGACTCGCGACGCTGCGCAACCAGCTTGGAGTAGATGTCGTGGAGGGCAAAGTGGTCGAGCGGCTTGTCGCGGCTGTCGATCTCTTTGTTCTTAATGGTGGCCAGCAGCGAGCGGATCGTGGTTTTCTTGGTGTCGTCCTTGGCGAGCATCGCCTTCTTGAGGTCCTGCTTCAGGTGGGCGAGGGCGTCGGTGTACGCCTGTgagctggcgctgcggcgcgcgagcgcgcggAAGAGCAGCATGGGCCTGGCAGCGGAGTTCATGAGCATGGTCTGGGGCGTGCGGTGTGGGAGAGGTGAAAAAGCTTTTCGGGCTTTTGTGCGCGGGGCGCTATCTGGACAGGCCACCGGGCTGGgtggggcggcggcggcacgcgtggcggcggccgcaggGCCACGGCGGCCTGGGGGAATTGTGATATATATCTGCTGCGCGAGATCTAGCGCCCGAAACTTTAGACTACATGGTGTATCGCTATTTCTCGCTCTCCCGTTCGAGAAACTCTGCCCACAACGAGACGAAGCTGTCGTTCCGTCTGGTCTTGCGGATGGTGTCTGAGGAGCTGTGCATCAACCCTGCTTGGGTTTTCTTCTCGTCGTCCCAGCTCAGGAAACTGGATATGAGCTCTAGAACCTCAAACTTCTTCGGGTCGCCACGTGGTATCGACACGAAGGAAATGAACAGGTTCGAGATAAGCTCCTTATCGACAGACTCGGAGCTGTTGGAGTGCTTGATCATAGCGAGCGCCTTGGTGAGGTGCTCGTTCAGTATCACAGCTTCGTGGCGGAGCTTGCCGATCTGCAGCACGCGCTCCTTGCACTCCTGCTCGAGCTTATCTTTCAGCGCGGCGTCTGCGCTCATCGCATCTATCTGCGACCGTAGTTCTGCAACCTTGGCCTCGTGCGTCCGGGAGACATCCTGTgcctgctccagcgcgccgcgcagAGACTGCAGCTCTTGGTCCTTCGCACGCAGCGCCCGCTCGTTCTCCGAGACCAGTGATTCGAGCTGCGTGTTGAGCTcggcgccgcgctgctCCTGTTGGGCTTTCTCCTGCTGCAGttgctccagctgctgctggtaTGCCTTCGTCTGCTCTTCCAGCGACGCGTGGTCATGCTTCTTGTTGTCCATCATCAACGTGAGCTCTTCTATCCGGGACTGCAGGTTGCGCTGTAGCTTTGCGTGGTCCTGGCGCTCCCGCTGGTAGGCCGCCGCCTCTTTCTCTATCCTCTCCTGTGCCTGGCTCAGCTTAGCCTTGTACGCAGAGCACTCGACGCTCAGGGTCTCGCACTCGGCGTTCAGGCTGGCCATTTCTGTATTCAGCACCACCACGGTCTCCTCGctctccttcttctcccGAGACAGCTGCTCGAGCCGCGTCTTCAGGGTCGCGTTCTGCCGCTCGTATTCCGACAGCTGCTCCTGTGTGTTCTCCAACTCTAGCTGGGACTCCTTCATCTTGCTGAAGAGCGACTTCATCGACGAGAGCCGGCTGAGCAGCGTGTTATACTGTGTCTCGAACTGGTCGCGCTCCtcccgcagccgccgcagctcgCCTTCGGCGCTCTCAGTCCCCCGTAGCTGCAGTCTCAATGCCTCGAGTTCCTGCCGTAATGCCTGCATAGACTCGGCCTCGCTCTGCTCGCCCTGCTCCGTCGGCTCGCCCTGCCCTGCCGGCTTAACTTGCTCTGCAGAC contains:
- a CDS encoding ACR099Cp (Syntenic homolog of Saccharomyces cerevisiae YPL129W (TAF14) and YOR213C (SAS5); 1-intron; Tandem gene duplication in this genome): MVATVKRTVRIKTQQSILPDVPPSVDNFPMRRWSIQLAILDEHGEELPATLFDKVVYHLHPTFANPNRTFTEPPFKIEEQGWGGFELLISCHLLEKAGERKITHDLHFMKDAYQVDHVIQVPINKPLLRAELEKSGPVDDGAAVSAAAIGENKRKAVTSNGETKAKKVKTAVGSTVKGSVDLEKLAFGLTKLNEDDLVGVVQMVTDNRTPDMNITNNVEEGEFVIDLYSLPEGLLKSLWEYVKKNIE
- a CDS encoding transcription initiation factor TFIID subunit 14 family protein (Syntenic homolog of Saccharomyces cerevisiae YPL129W (TAF14) and YOR213C (SAS5); 1-intron; Tandem gene duplication in this genome) → MQSPTVERVVRLKIQQAVIPSIPPIDGLPMRRWSMDICLVGPQGEEVPARIFESCTYFLHPTFEHPKRRFTVPPFRLDEQGWGEFDFKIVAKFIQNGGRATINHELSFSESAVAVDFTIMVPYHIDELRKVLLESGPVPDYSIEDRDDHPVRQKIPQMATAIAAANEEIVGEVVKTIVAYPGVSDALLKRRHRTEEFVIQLGQLPSSVLEILFNILQGQY
- the TBF1 gene encoding Tbf1p (Syntenic homolog of Saccharomyces cerevisiae YPL128C (TBF1)); the protein is MALGIPYLHEYDEDTLKQRLEAVLPGLPYATQLTLKSLPLLNDISTQLLRLLTITPLHVLTGSVQEDKAAQAEHELFHVLVDALIEVKEVYGDTSLLTVYDVAPGIWFPGCDPPLILRNFEQFVLATIRKCNLVMFMLTLLGKFQYGFQFLNECFIDIFCPSNSYSTSDGGKDTGSYSVQSNASFTPCTSTFSGSLTSAIGGRLLKTHTVLYLNMKTQAFIAAMEQEDPLLNRKQILDTLFPADMATYLQLKSGEPANEFQLTPSEKDFITRCQRRRETLEANTDLRDIMELYKWSDFLKEFLAYVSKNVSLLVFGKRAKCAAPKQFELSDSLGYAPIQNARLSSAVHPSDSSITPAAVNTPIASASPNEVDQRTDGVKAPNGVSSCSVPSGHLNEPIIARKKLQQKRMWVKEEEEALISALKVYGPAWSKILEYHGAGGSVSETLKNRTQVQLKDKARNWKMHYLKKGAPVPFYLLKVTGNLEREEKFKKRSKAKRKSKGSPSQ
- the HHO1 gene encoding histone H1 (Syntenic homolog of Saccharomyces cerevisiae YPL127C (HHO1); 1-intron) produces the protein MGPKATSGTRGRGKKVGTKTAAPLPKYKDLIVEAVVSLAERGGSSRQAIKKFIRDKYAVGAKFDGQFNLAVKRGLEAGELAQPKGPAGSIKLLKKAAQPKPEEAKRAAKPAKRVVKAAKPAKAKPAKAAKAAKPAKPVKAAKAASAVKPAARKLAKPVVKKVGSKKVATKNAVVGKKSVVSSAASKKLLAKKAVPKKTAGRKPLVGKKVVAVSRKPAAKKLAKSA
- the STE4 gene encoding G protein subunit beta (Syntenic homolog of Saccharomyces cerevisiae YOR212W (STE4)), yielding MDSIRYPSIQISFLNLPETKRQSIYYQPAGDSCFRMKGYSEKINPPWQPFHAQDINVPDFPATTLEHAPEDVERQIGLAREEYKQLRTQINRIKSRIQDADLQSLSKNVAPITSVNLKPVTTLKGHNNKVSSFRWSSDSRTILSASQDGFMLLWDAATGLKSNAIPLHSQWVLSCAICPNGNLVASAGLDNNCTIYRVSRKDRIQQNIVSIFKGHTCYISEIEFLDDNSILTASGDMTCALWDITKSKRINEFADHLGDVLSLSAAPTETEGNGNVFASGGSDGYLYIWDKRVPTSVQSFFVSDSDVSKVKFFRNGNTIATGSDDGCTNLYDLRSDCRIANYSLSRSIHGATPVQQQTYIMSNMDYTAPSGTLARASPYSPAIGTVSSSFIDNQGVISMDFSRSGRLLYVSYTEFGCAVWDLVKGEIIGKLDGHSDRISGVATSPDGLAICTGSWDMTMKVWSPAYM
- the RUD3 gene encoding Rud3p (Syntenic homolog of Saccharomyces cerevisiae YOR216C (RUD3)), which gives rise to MAKGKKKGGKAPKALPESSAVVEDDVKKEAAPTEEDRAKSRSEVTGEGSSEAAGTGREEQKAGEVATAGQGVLAESAEQVKPAGQGEPTEQGEQSEAESMQALRQELEALRLQLRGTESAEGELRRLREERDQFETQYNTLLSRLSSMKSLFSKMKESQLELENTQEQLSEYERQNATLKTRLEQLSREKKESEETVVVLNTEMASLNAECETLSVECSAYKAKLSQAQERIEKEAAAYQRERQDHAKLQRNLQSRIEELTLMMDNKKHDHASLEEQTKAYQQQLEQLQQEKAQQEQRGAELNTQLESLVSENERALRAKDQELQSLRGALEQAQDVSRTHEAKVAELRSQIDAMSADAALKDKLEQECKERVLQIGKLRHEAVILNEHLTKALAMIKHSNSSESVDKELISNLFISFVSIPRGDPKKFEVLELISSFLSWDDEKKTQAGLMHSSSDTIRKTRRNDSFVSLWAEFLERESEK
- the AIM41 gene encoding Aim41p (Syntenic homolog of Saccharomyces cerevisiae YOR215C (AIM41)), whose protein sequence is MLMNSAARPMLLFRALARRSASSQAYTDALAHLKQDLKKAMLAKDDTKKTTIRSLLATIKNKEIDSRDKPLDHFALHDIYSKLVAQRRESIDGFLKNGRDDLVQKEQLEMQLIQAYMAALPVASAEELAARADAFLHELKSTHGALPLPKVFAQVSWPTVAQDWNASPAAVRSALAAAFKKSS